From the Cryptomeria japonica chromosome 2, Sugi_1.0, whole genome shotgun sequence genome, one window contains:
- the LOC131060455 gene encoding uncharacterized protein LOC131060455 has translation MNFDGDSRGNPGASGARCIIHSPDGVVKEKQEKVLEDDTNNVAEIKAAIEGLSICRELGLKKVEIEVKRILGEEFLGTYHKYRVNMVIPIVFVATILHSSLSKEKIEALCRKVFKADLVGDLSMLQGCQVRFKFSIQENALSSRHSSELCRISRGSSLVLCKDRDFLQSEGVAHVKIVEMLLLIKHLLGSEDHHLPSRMIEMNIWQLKEDQVQGEENRTLRSAVFFLLAFYSFKALVGALKGIPEYDAREGIYFEALSADLQNFAF, from the exons atgaattttgatggggATTCTCGAGGTAATCCTGGAGCTTCAGGAGCAAGGTGTATAATTCATTCTCCAGATGGAGTagtaaaagaaaaacaagaaaaagtgCTAGAAGATGATACTAATAATGTTGCAGAAATCAAAGCAGCCATCGAAGGTTTATCAATTTGTAGGGAACTTGGATTAAAGAAagtggaaattgaag TGAAGCGAATCCTTGGAGAAGAATTCCTTGGAACATACCACAAATATAGGGTGAATATGGTAATCCCAATAGTGTTTGTGGCCACTATTCTTCATTCAAGCCTCTCTAAAGAAAAGATCGAAGCTCTATGTAGAAAGGTTTTTAAGGCAGACCTCGTGGGAGACTTAAGCATG TTGCAGGGATGTCAAGTAAGATTTAAGTTCTCAATACAAGAGAACGCACTATCCTCAAGACATTCTTCTGAGCTGTGTAGGATTAGTAGGGGCAGTTCGTTAGTGCTTTGCAAGGATAGAGACTTCTTGCAGTCAGAAGGTGTTGCACATGTAAAAATTGTTGAAATGTTGCTACTTATTAAACACTTGTTGGGTTCTGAAGATCACCATCTGCCATCAAGAATGATTGAAATGAACATTTGGCAATTGAAGGAGGACCAAGTGCAAGGGGAGGAGAATAGAACTCTGCGAAGCGCAGTGTTTTTTTTGTTAGCTTTCTATTCTTTTAAG GCTCTCGTTGGTGCATTGAAAGGTATTCCAGAGTACGATGCAAGAGAAGGCATATATTTCGAAGCGCTCTCTGCAGATTTGCAGAACTTCGCATTTTAA